AACGCGTATGTTTTACCCCGCTCAAGGTCGAAGTTGATGTCGTGTAAGACCTCCTTGCCGTCGGGATAGTGGAAGTAGACATTCCGGAAGGACATCAACGCGGTCGGGGCGTGGTTTTTGCCGGATGCCGGCTCCACAAGAAGGTTGTTTTCCAAATGGAGAATCGCGGAGATCCGGTCCCAACCCGCGAGGGCTACCTGGAAGGCGGCCCAAAGGGCGGCCAGTTGCCGGAGGGGGTTGTAGAAGTACGTCGCGTAGGCGAGAAAGGCAACGAGCTGTCCGATCTGGAAGACCCCTGTCTGGATCATGTGGATCCCGTACAAAAGAACGACCAGTTGCCCCAGGCCCGCGCACATGCCGTAAACCGGGGTATAGATGTTGTTGGCGATACCCGCCCGGACGGCGTTTTCGTAGTTTTCCGCGTTGGCTTCCTGGAACTTCTCCCGGAAATAGTCGCGGCGGTTGAAGGCGATGATAACCTTGAAATTCTGGAGGCTTTCCTGGATCTCGGCGCTCAGACCACCCGTGCTTTTCATGCTGCGGGCGTTCTGGGTTTTGACCCAGGCGGAGGTCACTTTTGTAAAAAGATAAAGAAATGCCCCGGGGGCGAGGGTGGCCAGGCCCAGGCGCCAGTTGAGACAGATCATAAAGATGGCGGCCCCGGTCATGATAAAGATGCTGGACAGGAACTGCATCAGCGACTGGGAAAAAAACTGGTTGATCTTGTCGGTATCGTTGTTGACCCGGGAGATCAGGTCGCCGGCTTTGTTTTGGTTGAAAAAAGCAACAGGAAGCTCCTGGAGTTTACCAAAGATCGAGTTCCGTAAAGTGAACAACAGCCGCTGTCCAAAACCGGCCATCAGGCGGGTCTGGGCATACCCGGTAAACAGGGCGGTAAAGTACATCGCCAGGAAAATGATCCCGTACCGCAACACCGAGTTAAAGTCGGGATGCTGGCTGATGATGTATTTGTCGATGACGTGGGCGGACAGGAGCGGGCCGAGCAGGTTTAGCCCCGAGTTCACCATCATCATGACAAAGGCCGCGATCAGCCGGGGCCTTTCGTGGGTCATCAGCGTCAGGAGCTTCCCCACGGGACCCCAGGTGGCGTTTTTCCTGGGGGATGCGGGCTGTTTATTCAGATTGTATTGCATGGGTACTGCGTTGGGAGTTAAAGATCTGCACGTATTCCGGGCAGGTGGCCAGGAGCGCTGAGTGGGTACCCGTGGCGATGACCTCTCCTTCCATGAGGAGGATGATCTGTTCATAGTGTTCCACAGACTCGATCTTTTGGGTGACCGACAGGAGCGTGAGACCGGGATAGTTCCGTTGAACGTTATCCAAAATCTTTTTTTCGGTCCGTGTATCGACACGGGCGGTAAAGTCGTCCAGGAGCAACACCTTTGGATTCAGCGCCAGCGCACGGGCCAGCATGATGCGTTGTTTTTGTCCCCCCGAAAGCGTGGTGCCCCTTTCGGAGACGACGGTGTCCAGACCGTCGGGGAGTCCTTCGACGAAGTCCTTGAGCTCGGCTGTGGCCAGCGCGCGCTCCAGGGAAGCATCCGTCACAGAATTGCTAAAGGCGATGTTTTCCCGGATGCTCAGGTTGAACATGATGCTGTCCTGGAAAACGAAGCCTACCTGGTGGTGAAAGTTTTCCTTTTGGTATTCGTCGATGGGGTGGCCGTCGAAAGTGATCGATCCGGAAGTAGGTTTGACCAGGGACGTGAGCAGGTACAGGAGCTGGGTTTTGCCCGCGGCCGTCGGCCCGATGACCGCGGTCCTGGAGCCTGCCGGGACCTCGAAGGACACGTCTTTTAGCGCGGGTTTTTGCCCGTATGTCAGGAAGACGTTTTGCAAACCGATGTCTCCCCGGAGCGCTTCCGTTCTCGTCCCTGGGTCCTTGGTATCCGGGGTCTGGAGCACCGCGCCGATCCGGTTATAGGAGGCCGTCGCCTGGGCGATGATGTTGCTCATAAAACCGATCACGATGATCGGGTAAATGAGCAGGGAGATGTAACTGTTGAAGGCCGCGAAGTTCCCGATGGAAATCGACCCTTTGATCGCGAAGTGTCCCCCCATGACAAGCACGGTGAACATCGCCATGTTTGAAAAAAAAGTGATGGCCGGGATCAGCGTGGCAAAAAGACGGACGATCTTCAGCCCGATCTCTTGGGCCTTCGAATTGGCGTCCAGGAATTTGTTGTACTCCAGCATCTGGGAATTCACCACCCGGATCACCGCCGATCCGAGGATGCTTTCGTTGATGACCTTGTTGAGCCAGTCGATGACTTCGCGGCTTTTTTTGAACTGCGCCCGGACCTTGCTGAGGATATAAAAAAAGCTCCCCGCAATGAGCGGAATGATCGTCAGGACCACGCACGCCAGCCGCCAGTTGATGAGGATGAGCAGGATGCTCGCTCCAACGATGATCACAATCGACGAGGTGATGGACACGACCGCCATGGACACGAACATCTTGACCGAGTCCACGTCAGAGGTAAGGTTGGTCAGCAGGCGGGCGGGGTTGGATTGTTCTATGTAGGCGTGGCTTTGCCGCGAGATCTTGTCCGACAAACGGGTCCGCAGGTCCCTCGCCACCTTTTCCGAAGCATACGTCTGGATCAGCCCCTGTATAAAGGTGAGGACGAAGATGACCCCCACTGCGATCAGAAATTGCCAGAGTACGCGGTCTGTTTGCAGGCGGTGCGCCGTCATCGCGTCGATCGCGCCCGCGGTGATCTTTGGCAAAAGCAGGTTGACGCTGTTGCTACCCAGGGCAAGAACGAGGAGGAGAAGCATCAGCCCCCGGTAGGGACCCAGGAGGCTCATTAAGCCCGGCGGCTTGGGGGCGGCAGGGGTTTTGGCGGATTTCATTCCGCCAAGTTACGATAAACCCCGGCCCGTCCCGGATATCTTGCTGCAAACCTCGTCTATGTTGCGGCTAAATACTACGGAATACGACAATCCCGTTGTGACCGCCAAAACCAAAGGTATTGCTCATGGCGGTCCGCACCGTCGTTGTCCGGGCCTCCCCGAAAACGATCGGCAAACCCGCGGGGATACCCGGGTCCGGGACCAAAGTATTGATCGTCGGAGGAACGATTCCGTTATTGATACTCAATATGCAAGCGATGGCCTCGATCGCGCCGGCGGCCCCCAAAAGGTGACCGGTCATCGATTTGGTCGCGCTGATCAGCGGGGCCTTCTTTTTCCCTCCAAAAAGACGGCCTATCGCCTTTAGCTCGCTTAGATCTCCCACGGGCGTCGACGTCGCGTGGGCATTGAGGTAGTCCAGGTCTTCCGGCGCCACCTGCGCTTCTTCCAGCGCCAGTTGCATGGCTTTGAAAGCGCCCAGGCCCTCGGGGTGCGTGGCCGTCATGTGGTAGGCGTCCGCCGTCATGGCGGCCCCCACCAGTTCCGCGTAGATGTGGGCGCCCCTGGCCCGGGCGTGTTCGTATTCCTCCAGGACGAGGGCCCCGGCGCCTTCCCCGATCACAAAGCCATCCCGGTCGGTGTCAAAGGGGCGGCTGGCTGTGGCCGGGTCGTCGTTACGGACCGACATTGCCTTCATGGCGCAAAATCCGCCCACCGAGGCCTCGGTGATGCCCGCTTCGGAACCTCCGCTGATAATGACTTTGGCTTTGCCCAGACGGATGTAGGTAAAAGCATCCATCAGCGCGTTGTTCCCTGTCGCACAAGCCGAGACCGCCGTATAGTTGATGCCCATCAGGCCGTAACGGATCGAGATCATCGCCGGCGCCATATTGGCGATCATTTTGGGCACGAGGAAGGGACTAAAACGAGGCACCATGCCGCCCAGCGCGTATTCTTTTACCTGTTCCTCAAAGGTTTCCATCCCGCCCTGGCCGGTCCCCCAGATCACCCCCGTATCAAAGGGATCCATGGTGGAAAAATCGAGACCCGCGTCTTTGATGGCTTCCGCGGCGGCAGTCAGCGCATATTGGGTAAACCGGTCCGTCTTGCGGACCTCGGCCTTGTCCAGCACTTTATTCGGATCGAAGTCCTTGACTTCGCACCCAAAACGCGTCCGGAAAAGGGAGGCGTCAAAACGCGTGATGGGTGCGGCGCCGCTTTTCCCTTCGACGAGGCTTTTCCAAAAGGTATCCACGGTATTGCCAAGGGGCGTCAGCGCGCCCAGGCCGGTAATCACGACTCTCTTCATGATGCGATCAGGTCTTTTTGTAATTGAGTGGTCATTCTATAAAACAGTTCCTCCCCGTGTACCCTTGACAGCAAAAGGGCGGACATCAACATTGATATAAGCAACAGCGCCCGGTCGGCGGCCGCGCCGTCAAAACGCAATGCTTTTTGGCAGCGTCCTTCTTCCAAAACGGTCGTCACCCAATCCAGGATCTCCACGCTCAGCATCTTCAACTGTTCCTGCACTGCCGGCGGCAAGGTATCAAAGTCCGGGCACATGGAGCCCACAATACAGATTAATCCCCGTTCCCGGTATCCCGCAAAAAGCGCGACCAGGTTCCGGAGTTGTTCCTCGTACGGCAGCGCCTCCCAGCCCGTGCTGTGGGTCCTGAAATCGGTGATCTCCCTCGCCAGCGTGGCTGCCCCGAGGGCTTCTTTGGTGGGAAAATGGTAGTGGATGGCCGCGGGTTTTACCCCCAGTACATCCGATATGTCCTTGTAACTAAAGGCATTATAGCCTCGCAGCCGGATGAATTCGTCGGCCAGGTCAAGGATTTTTTCGCGGGTCGGGCGCGGCTCCATCATCCGCAAATATACTTACTTATCAGTAAGTAAGTAATGGAGGCAAAAAAAAGGCCCCTCGATTCGAGGGGGCCTTTAAATCATTTTAATGATGGTCGTCGTGGTGCGGGGCCGGGTGATGAACCGGGTGATGCACGGGTTTGTGGTGATGCACGGGTTTTTTGTGGTGTACCGGATGGTGTGTCTGAGCCTGGGTTGTCAAGGTGGCAAACAACAGCGCCAAACTAAAGAGAGCGGTCATTTTCATAATGTTGCTTTTTTAATGGGTGCAATATAAATATCCATACCTTGTGGACCAAATAACACCATATGCGCAATACGTTCAAATTGCTTTCTGGCGCAGCCCTGTTGTTGGGCCTCGCCGCCTGTAACAGCGGGGGCAGCAGCTCCAATACGACGGACACCGTTTCCGCCAATGCCAAAAAAGACACCATGGCCGGTATGAAAATGGACACCGCAGCCGTTGCGGCGCTCCCCGCCATCCCTGATGGAGCCAAGGTGTTTTTCAAAAACCTTAAAGACGGGGCCAAGGTGACTTCCCCCCTTAAAGTGGAATTTGGTGTAGAAGGTATCGCCCTCGATACCGCCGGTACCCTGAAACCGGGTTCGGGTCACCACCACCTCCTGATCGACGCCGGGGATTCCATTCCCGCCGGTGTCGTGGTGCCCAAGGATTCGACGCACCTGCACTTCGGCAAAGCGCAAACGGAAGCCACCATCACGCTGACGCCCGGCAAACACACACTGGCGCTCCAGTACGCCGATGGGATCCATCGTTCTTATGGCAGCAAGCTGAGTGCCGTGGTCACGGTGGATGTGAAAAAATAAGTTGAACTTTCTTATAAAGCCCGCAAGCGTCAACTTGCGGGCTTTTTTTTTACCTTTATCCCGGGGCGCCACAGGCGCCC
This region of Dinghuibacter silviterrae genomic DNA includes:
- a CDS encoding DUF4399 domain-containing protein, with the translated sequence MRNTFKLLSGAALLLGLAACNSGGSSSNTTDTVSANAKKDTMAGMKMDTAAVAALPAIPDGAKVFFKNLKDGAKVTSPLKVEFGVEGIALDTAGTLKPGSGHHHLLIDAGDSIPAGVVVPKDSTHLHFGKAQTEATITLTPGKHTLALQYADGIHRSYGSKLSAVVTVDVKK
- a CDS encoding ABC transporter ATP-binding protein encodes the protein MKSAKTPAAPKPPGLMSLLGPYRGLMLLLLVLALGSNSVNLLLPKITAGAIDAMTAHRLQTDRVLWQFLIAVGVIFVLTFIQGLIQTYASEKVARDLRTRLSDKISRQSHAYIEQSNPARLLTNLTSDVDSVKMFVSMAVVSITSSIVIIVGASILLILINWRLACVVLTIIPLIAGSFFYILSKVRAQFKKSREVIDWLNKVINESILGSAVIRVVNSQMLEYNKFLDANSKAQEIGLKIVRLFATLIPAITFFSNMAMFTVLVMGGHFAIKGSISIGNFAAFNSYISLLIYPIIVIGFMSNIIAQATASYNRIGAVLQTPDTKDPGTRTEALRGDIGLQNVFLTYGQKPALKDVSFEVPAGSRTAVIGPTAAGKTQLLYLLTSLVKPTSGSITFDGHPIDEYQKENFHHQVGFVFQDSIMFNLSIRENIAFSNSVTDASLERALATAELKDFVEGLPDGLDTVVSERGTTLSGGQKQRIMLARALALNPKVLLLDDFTARVDTRTEKKILDNVQRNYPGLTLLSVTQKIESVEHYEQIILLMEGEVIATGTHSALLATCPEYVQIFNSQRSTHAIQSE
- a CDS encoding TetR/AcrR family transcriptional regulator, yielding MMEPRPTREKILDLADEFIRLRGYNAFSYKDISDVLGVKPAAIHYHFPTKEALGAATLAREITDFRTHSTGWEALPYEEQLRNLVALFAGYRERGLICIVGSMCPDFDTLPPAVQEQLKMLSVEILDWVTTVLEEGRCQKALRFDGAAADRALLLISMLMSALLLSRVHGEELFYRMTTQLQKDLIAS
- the fabF gene encoding beta-ketoacyl-ACP synthase II; the protein is MKRVVITGLGALTPLGNTVDTFWKSLVEGKSGAAPITRFDASLFRTRFGCEVKDFDPNKVLDKAEVRKTDRFTQYALTAAAEAIKDAGLDFSTMDPFDTGVIWGTGQGGMETFEEQVKEYALGGMVPRFSPFLVPKMIANMAPAMISIRYGLMGINYTAVSACATGNNALMDAFTYIRLGKAKVIISGGSEAGITEASVGGFCAMKAMSVRNDDPATASRPFDTDRDGFVIGEGAGALVLEEYEHARARGAHIYAELVGAAMTADAYHMTATHPEGLGAFKAMQLALEEAQVAPEDLDYLNAHATSTPVGDLSELKAIGRLFGGKKKAPLISATKSMTGHLLGAAGAIEAIACILSINNGIVPPTINTLVPDPGIPAGLPIVFGEARTTTVRTAMSNTFGFGGHNGIVVFRSI
- a CDS encoding ABC transporter ATP-binding protein, giving the protein MQYNLNKQPASPRKNATWGPVGKLLTLMTHERPRLIAAFVMMMVNSGLNLLGPLLSAHVIDKYIISQHPDFNSVLRYGIIFLAMYFTALFTGYAQTRLMAGFGQRLLFTLRNSIFGKLQELPVAFFNQNKAGDLISRVNNDTDKINQFFSQSLMQFLSSIFIMTGAAIFMICLNWRLGLATLAPGAFLYLFTKVTSAWVKTQNARSMKSTGGLSAEIQESLQNFKVIIAFNRRDYFREKFQEANAENYENAVRAGIANNIYTPVYGMCAGLGQLVVLLYGIHMIQTGVFQIGQLVAFLAYATYFYNPLRQLAALWAAFQVALAGWDRISAILHLENNLLVEPASGKNHAPTALMSFRNVYFHYPDGKEVLHDINFDLERGKTYAFIGPTGGGKTTTASLVARLYDPTRGSVWLDGRDIKTYDAADRTGKIGFILQEPILFSGTVRENILYGNPAYSMLSPEQLQEALREEGLSDLLDRFDTGLDTPVSTGGETMSLGQRQLIAFMRAVLRHPDLLILDEATANIDTVTEQLLEGILRKLPETTTRVIIAHRLNTIESADEIFFVNSGEVTRAGSFGDAVEMLMSGKRVS